Proteins encoded in a region of the Streptomyces sp. NBC_00310 genome:
- a CDS encoding CGNR zinc finger domain-containing protein has product MSELASERYTDRIATGPLILVQEVLNTRAAGKPALEDLLSTPASATSWLSSALDEWSRRTGAEAPAIEVDEPGLVRLQQLRASLQMTVSGAVRDAPVRSAPKGVSGALEVRIDGDGVFSLAPHGKDVAWVVAAVLNEITNAQLTGTWRRLKMCRNRVCSVAFYDGTNPNNGAWHDVRICGNAVNLRASRQRRAAARA; this is encoded by the coding sequence ATGTCTGAACTTGCGAGCGAACGCTACACCGACCGCATCGCCACCGGACCGCTCATCCTCGTCCAGGAGGTCCTGAACACCCGTGCCGCCGGCAAGCCCGCACTCGAGGACCTGCTCTCGACGCCGGCTTCCGCGACGTCATGGCTCTCCAGTGCGCTGGACGAATGGAGCCGACGTACCGGGGCGGAGGCGCCGGCGATCGAGGTCGATGAACCGGGGCTGGTGCGGCTTCAGCAGCTACGCGCGTCGCTGCAGATGACGGTGTCCGGTGCGGTGCGCGACGCTCCGGTCCGATCCGCGCCGAAGGGGGTGAGCGGCGCGCTCGAGGTGCGGATCGACGGCGACGGCGTCTTCTCGCTGGCGCCGCACGGCAAGGACGTCGCGTGGGTCGTCGCGGCCGTGCTCAACGAGATCACGAACGCCCAACTGACGGGTACGTGGCGTCGTCTGAAGATGTGCCGCAACCGGGTCTGCTCGGTTGCGTTCTATGACGGCACGAATCCCAACAACGGCGCCTGGCACGACGTGCGCATCTGCGGTAACGCCGTGAACCTGCGGGCCTCGCGCCAGCGCCGGGCGGCCGCGCGCGCGTAA
- a CDS encoding 3-oxoacid CoA-transferase subunit B, producing the protein MSTRISRTDLARRIAADTPEGSVVNLGIGAPTLVANYLPDDTEVVLHTENGMLGMGPAPEPGSVDPDLINAGKQPVTALAGSAYFHHADSFAMMRGGHLDVCVLGAFQVSENGDLANWSTGEPGAIPAVGGAMDLAIGAKSVYVMTDLLTKQGTPKLVAACTYPLTGVGCVTRIYTDHAVLDVTPDGLRVRETFGDNTVDSLAALTGLDLADVTDAAASLEGI; encoded by the coding sequence ATGAGCACGCGCATCAGCCGCACCGACCTCGCGCGTCGCATCGCGGCCGACACCCCCGAGGGATCGGTCGTGAACCTGGGTATCGGCGCCCCCACCCTTGTGGCCAACTACCTGCCGGACGACACGGAGGTCGTCCTGCACACCGAGAACGGGATGCTCGGCATGGGGCCCGCACCCGAGCCCGGCAGCGTCGACCCCGACCTGATCAATGCCGGCAAGCAGCCAGTCACCGCGCTTGCGGGCTCGGCGTACTTCCACCACGCCGACTCCTTCGCCATGATGCGCGGCGGACACCTGGACGTGTGCGTGCTCGGTGCGTTCCAGGTGTCGGAGAACGGCGATCTCGCGAACTGGTCGACGGGCGAGCCCGGCGCGATTCCGGCCGTCGGCGGAGCGATGGATCTCGCGATCGGCGCGAAGTCGGTCTACGTGATGACCGACCTGCTCACCAAGCAGGGCACGCCGAAACTTGTCGCTGCCTGCACCTACCCGCTGACCGGAGTCGGCTGCGTGACCCGCATCTACACCGATCACGCGGTGCTCGACGTCACGCCCGACGGACTGCGCGTGCGCGAGACGTTCGGCGACAACACGGTGGACTCCCTGGCCGCCCTGACCGGCCTCGACCTCGCCGACGTCACCGACGCTGCGGCATCCCTGGAAGGTATCTGA
- a CDS encoding MBL fold metallo-hydrolase, whose product MTSNALTYAVHIADGMPTTNADVPPDQRERSWSPTSSILISSEGEALLVDPLFTIAQSEGLLHWLNEREAPVTSVYVTHGHGDHWFGLGAVLQQYPGARAFALPEVVEDMAYQSSPEVLKVVWRAWFPEQIPEQLVLAEPLEGEVLTVGGAEVRPVRLGHTDSDNTTCLHVPDLGLIVAGDVIYNNVHLMLAASDADGRAEWLRALDTVEALAPTAIVAGHKDPAADDDPRHIEETRRYILDFNSGVRRTGSTLELYEYMLERHPSRINPGALWGSCRAAKG is encoded by the coding sequence ATGACGTCGAACGCCTTGACCTACGCCGTGCACATCGCGGACGGCATGCCGACCACCAACGCCGACGTGCCGCCCGATCAGAGGGAGCGTTCCTGGTCCCCGACCTCGAGCATCCTCATCTCGAGCGAGGGGGAGGCGCTGCTGGTGGATCCGCTCTTCACGATCGCGCAGTCAGAGGGCCTGCTGCACTGGCTCAACGAGCGTGAGGCCCCTGTGACGAGCGTGTACGTCACGCACGGCCACGGGGACCACTGGTTCGGCCTCGGAGCCGTTCTGCAGCAGTACCCCGGTGCGCGGGCCTTCGCGCTGCCCGAGGTCGTCGAGGATATGGCCTACCAGTCCTCGCCCGAGGTCCTCAAGGTGGTTTGGCGCGCCTGGTTCCCCGAGCAGATCCCTGAGCAACTGGTGCTCGCCGAACCGCTGGAGGGCGAGGTCCTGACGGTGGGCGGGGCGGAGGTCCGCCCGGTCCGCCTGGGACACACGGACAGCGACAACACCACCTGCCTGCACGTTCCCGACCTGGGGCTGATCGTCGCGGGCGACGTGATCTACAACAACGTGCACCTCATGCTGGCGGCGTCGGACGCGGACGGGCGAGCCGAGTGGCTGAGGGCTCTCGACACGGTCGAGGCGCTGGCGCCGACCGCGATCGTGGCGGGACACAAGGATCCGGCCGCCGACGACGATCCCCGTCACATCGAGGAGACCCGTCGTTACATCCTTGATTTCAACAGCGGGGTGCGTCGCACCGGCAGTACCCTCGAGCTCTACGAGTACATGCTCGAGCGCCACCCGTCGCGCATCAATCCCGGTGCTCTGTGGGGCTCCTGCCGGGCCGCGAAAGGCTGA
- a CDS encoding alpha/beta hydrolase, whose protein sequence is MNSPATQAPTAVLVHGYLDDGAIWNSVRTVLDERSIPSIAFELAGMGTRASDHGPFTLARWADDLESVVRATEGPVVLVGHSMGSQIAELAAARLAEQVRSLVLVNPIPLAGTHLPPEQIAPFQAPDLGLDAQRAFRGALATAFPAEENDRLAQVTLHVDPSTISDTATAWNNGHPDGQQPTKFHGSVAILRGENDPFVTEEVVSAYVAPRFPGAASQTIAGAGHWAHAENPAAVAAVITAVVEEIASNPADGRPAKAWTSAFEQRTEESFAAALSPNVRMEASALAKPLERKEQVEALMAAVSSAYERLEFVRKVQDGPRTYLEWEASAFGGFEMKGITILTRDDEGLITEIAIHHRPLGAVVQINAKVGAPLTAAGLIPAEYFNFPEGE, encoded by the coding sequence ATGAACAGCCCAGCGACGCAGGCTCCGACCGCGGTGCTCGTCCACGGATACCTGGACGACGGCGCCATCTGGAACAGCGTCCGCACCGTCCTCGACGAGCGGTCGATCCCCTCGATCGCGTTCGAGCTCGCCGGCATGGGTACGCGCGCCTCGGATCACGGGCCGTTCACACTCGCCCGCTGGGCCGACGACCTCGAGAGCGTCGTGCGCGCGACGGAGGGCCCCGTCGTGCTCGTCGGCCACAGCATGGGAAGCCAGATCGCCGAGCTCGCCGCCGCCCGCCTGGCCGAGCAGGTGCGTTCGCTCGTCCTGGTCAACCCGATCCCGCTGGCGGGCACTCACCTTCCCCCGGAGCAGATCGCCCCCTTCCAGGCACCCGATCTCGGACTCGACGCGCAGCGTGCCTTCCGCGGCGCTCTCGCCACCGCGTTCCCGGCCGAGGAAAATGACCGGCTCGCCCAAGTGACGCTGCACGTCGACCCGTCGACGATCTCCGACACGGCGACGGCGTGGAACAACGGGCACCCGGACGGACAGCAGCCCACCAAGTTCCACGGGAGCGTCGCCATCCTGCGCGGGGAGAACGACCCCTTCGTCACGGAAGAGGTCGTCTCCGCGTATGTCGCGCCCCGCTTCCCCGGCGCCGCCTCGCAGACGATCGCCGGCGCGGGTCACTGGGCGCACGCCGAGAACCCGGCAGCCGTCGCCGCCGTCATCACGGCGGTCGTCGAGGAGATCGCGTCGAACCCCGCCGACGGCCGCCCGGCCAAGGCCTGGACGAGTGCGTTCGAGCAGCGCACCGAGGAGTCCTTCGCGGCCGCCCTCTCGCCGAACGTGCGGATGGAGGCGAGCGCCCTCGCCAAGCCCCTGGAGCGCAAGGAGCAGGTCGAGGCCCTCATGGCCGCGGTGAGCTCCGCGTACGAGCGGCTCGAGTTCGTCCGGAAGGTGCAGGACGGCCCGCGGACGTATCTGGAGTGGGAGGCCAGCGCGTTCGGTGGCTTCGAGATGAAGGGGATCACGATCCTCACACGTGATGACGAAGGGCTCATCACGGAGATCGCCATCCACCACCGCCCCCTCGGCGCCGTGGTGCAGATCAACGCGAAGGTCGGGGCGCCCCTGACCGCGGCCGGCCTCATCCCCGCCGAGTACTTCAACTTCCCGGAAGGCGAATGA
- a CDS encoding MBL fold metallo-hydrolase, with amino-acid sequence MHGTLTVIDKGQVRIHSYVSPEDGLGVTTQLIETPSRIIAVDAQFVLAYADEVVAYAKSLGKPLDRLVISHAHPDHYQGAARFGVPVHALPETTAEIVAMGAKTDLPTGTAIPLADMTPTVEITPGTEVIDGIPFVFEKVTGGEIHTTLVIKLPEQGVLVAQDVVYNHTHLWFLDKDFDGWQANIDRFAAETEYDTILPGHGEPTTPAVWAELTDYVNAGRELLGDDGDAYKKAITERYPAYQGAALIDVANAYMFGPRN; translated from the coding sequence ATGCACGGCACCCTCACGGTCATCGACAAGGGCCAGGTCCGCATCCACAGCTACGTCTCGCCCGAGGACGGCCTGGGCGTCACCACCCAGCTGATCGAGACGCCGTCGCGGATCATCGCCGTCGACGCGCAGTTCGTCCTGGCCTACGCCGACGAGGTCGTCGCCTACGCCAAGAGCCTTGGCAAGCCCCTTGACCGCCTCGTCATCAGCCACGCGCATCCGGACCACTACCAGGGCGCAGCCCGCTTCGGCGTCCCGGTGCACGCCCTGCCGGAGACCACCGCGGAGATCGTCGCCATGGGCGCCAAGACGGATCTGCCCACCGGCACCGCGATCCCGCTCGCCGACATGACTCCGACCGTGGAGATCACCCCGGGCACCGAGGTCATCGACGGCATCCCGTTCGTGTTCGAGAAGGTCACCGGCGGCGAGATCCACACCACCCTCGTGATCAAGCTGCCCGAGCAGGGTGTCCTGGTCGCTCAGGACGTCGTCTACAACCACACCCACCTGTGGTTCCTGGACAAGGACTTCGACGGCTGGCAGGCCAACATCGACCGCTTCGCGGCCGAGACCGAGTACGACACCATCCTGCCCGGCCACGGCGAGCCGACCACCCCAGCCGTCTGGGCCGAGCTCACCGACTACGTCAACGCCGGCCGGGAGCTACTCGGTGACGACGGCGACGCCTACAAGAAGGCCATCACCGAGCGCTACCCCGCCTACCAGGGCGCAGCCCTCATCGACGTCGCCAACGCCTACATGTTCGGCCCCAGGAATTGA
- a CDS encoding thiamine pyrophosphate-requiring protein, which yields MSTTVADHILRRLRAWEVEQVFGYPGDGINGLLAAWGRAEDRPRFIQARHEEMSAFQAVGYAKFSGRLGVCAATSGPGAIHLLNGLYDAKLDHVPVLAIVGQTHRSAMGGSYQQEVDLHTLFKDVASDFVETVTVPEQLPNVLDRAIRTAYARRAPTAVIIPGDVQELEYSAPTHEFKMVPSSLGGGAWTAVPSTESVERAAEILNAGDKVAILIGQGAAGARAEVARIAELLGAGVAKALLGKDALSDELPYVTGSIGLLGTRPSYELMRDCDTLLTIGSSFPYSQFLPDFGKARAVQIDIDPHMVGMRYPYEVNLVGDAKATLERLIPLIDPERGREWFDEVCAGVARWREVTARRAELSADPINPELVAHALDPLLPGDAIICSDSGSAANWYARHITMRDGMRGSLSGTLATMGCGVPYAIGAKFAHPDRPAIALVGDGAMQMNGMAELITAAKYKDRWEDPRLVVAVWNNHDLNQVTWELRAMGGEPSFLPSQELPDVQYAAFARSLGLTGIRVEKPEDVEAGWRAALAADGPAVVEFLTDPAVPPIPPHATWEQMESTAASILKGDADRGSMVKQGFKAKVQEFLPGNREKDKGGVERH from the coding sequence ATGAGCACCACGGTCGCCGATCACATCTTGCGGAGGCTGCGCGCATGGGAGGTCGAACAGGTATTCGGCTATCCCGGCGACGGCATCAACGGCCTCCTCGCGGCGTGGGGACGCGCCGAGGACCGGCCCCGGTTCATCCAGGCGCGGCACGAGGAGATGTCCGCGTTCCAGGCGGTCGGTTACGCCAAGTTCTCGGGTCGGCTCGGAGTGTGCGCGGCGACCTCGGGTCCCGGAGCGATCCACCTGCTCAACGGCCTGTACGACGCCAAGCTGGACCATGTGCCGGTGCTCGCGATCGTCGGCCAGACGCACCGCAGTGCGATGGGCGGCTCCTACCAGCAGGAGGTCGACCTGCACACCCTGTTCAAGGACGTGGCCTCGGACTTCGTCGAGACGGTGACCGTGCCCGAGCAGCTGCCGAACGTCCTCGACCGGGCGATCCGCACCGCGTACGCGCGCCGGGCGCCGACGGCCGTCATCATCCCGGGCGACGTGCAGGAACTGGAGTACTCGGCGCCGACCCACGAGTTCAAGATGGTCCCCTCCAGCCTGGGCGGCGGCGCCTGGACGGCGGTGCCGTCGACGGAGTCGGTCGAGCGGGCCGCCGAGATCCTGAACGCTGGGGACAAGGTCGCGATCCTCATCGGGCAGGGCGCCGCCGGGGCCCGCGCCGAGGTGGCGCGGATCGCCGAGCTGCTCGGCGCGGGCGTCGCCAAGGCGCTCCTCGGCAAGGACGCGCTGAGCGACGAACTCCCCTACGTCACCGGCTCGATCGGCCTGCTCGGCACCCGCCCCTCGTATGAGCTGATGCGCGACTGCGACACCCTGCTGACCATCGGCTCGTCCTTCCCGTACTCGCAGTTCCTGCCGGACTTCGGCAAGGCGCGGGCCGTGCAGATCGACATCGACCCGCACATGGTCGGGATGCGCTACCCGTACGAGGTGAACCTGGTCGGGGACGCGAAGGCGACGCTGGAACGGCTGATCCCGCTGATCGATCCGGAGCGGGGCCGGGAGTGGTTCGACGAGGTGTGCGCGGGCGTGGCGCGCTGGCGCGAGGTGACGGCCCGGCGGGCGGAGCTGTCGGCCGACCCGATCAACCCGGAACTCGTGGCCCACGCCCTCGATCCCCTGCTGCCGGGCGACGCGATCATCTGCTCGGACTCCGGTTCGGCGGCGAACTGGTACGCCCGGCACATCACCATGCGGGACGGCATGCGCGGGTCCCTGTCGGGCACGCTGGCGACGATGGGCTGCGGGGTGCCGTACGCGATCGGCGCGAAGTTCGCGCACCCGGACCGTCCGGCGATCGCCCTGGTCGGGGACGGCGCGATGCAGATGAACGGCATGGCGGAGCTGATCACGGCGGCCAAGTACAAGGACCGCTGGGAGGATCCGCGGCTGGTGGTGGCCGTCTGGAACAACCACGACCTGAACCAGGTGACGTGGGAGCTGCGGGCGATGGGCGGGGAGCCGTCCTTCCTGCCCTCGCAGGAGCTGCCGGACGTCCAGTACGCCGCCTTCGCGCGCTCCCTGGGGCTGACCGGCATCCGGGTGGAGAAGCCCGAGGACGTCGAGGCGGGCTGGCGCGCGGCCCTCGCGGCGGACGGTCCGGCGGTCGTCGAGTTCCTCACCGATCCGGCCGTGCCGCCGATCCCGCCGCACGCCACCTGGGAGCAGATGGAGTCCACGGCCGCCTCGATCCTCAAGGGCGACGCCGACCGGGGGTCCATGGTCAAGCAGGGATTCAAGGCGAAGGTGCAGGAGTTCCTGCCGGGCAACCGGGAGAAGGACAAGGGCGGTGTTGAACGGCACTGA
- a CDS encoding RNA polymerase sigma factor SigF — MRTQANAKHHPHDDAPDTAEAFRKLASLPPGQQRDTLREQIIEAWLPMAERLAGRFRSRGESYEDLRQVASLGLVKAVDRYDPELGNAFESYAVPTVTGEIKRHFRDHMWTLHVPRRVQDLRNRVRFASQDLSQTISGRRPTVAEIAAHANMSEEDVQVGLEALESFTALSLDAELPGSEDGYSLSDALGSPDPALDTVVDREAVKPRLAALPERERAILYMRFFGDMTQSRIAEQLGISQMHVSRLISRCCDRLRDQVMRDAV, encoded by the coding sequence ATGCGTACTCAGGCAAACGCGAAGCACCACCCGCACGACGACGCCCCCGACACCGCGGAGGCGTTCCGGAAGCTGGCCTCGCTTCCCCCCGGCCAGCAGCGGGACACTCTGCGTGAACAGATCATCGAGGCGTGGCTTCCCATGGCCGAACGGCTCGCGGGACGGTTCCGCAGCCGCGGCGAGAGCTACGAGGACCTCCGCCAGGTCGCGTCGCTCGGTCTGGTCAAGGCCGTCGACCGCTACGACCCCGAGCTCGGGAACGCCTTCGAGAGCTATGCCGTACCCACCGTCACCGGTGAGATCAAGCGGCACTTCCGGGACCACATGTGGACCCTGCATGTGCCGCGCCGGGTCCAGGACCTGCGCAATCGCGTGCGGTTCGCCAGCCAGGACCTGTCCCAGACGATCTCCGGGCGGCGGCCCACCGTCGCGGAGATCGCGGCACACGCGAACATGAGCGAGGAGGACGTCCAGGTCGGGCTCGAAGCCCTGGAGAGTTTCACGGCGCTGTCGCTGGACGCGGAGCTGCCGGGGAGCGAGGACGGCTACTCGCTGAGCGACGCGTTGGGATCCCCCGATCCCGCGCTGGACACGGTGGTGGACCGGGAGGCCGTGAAGCCTCGGCTGGCCGCGCTGCCGGAGCGGGAGCGGGCGATCCTGTACATGCGGTTCTTCGGGGACATGACGCAGAGCCGGATCGCGGAGCAGTTGGGGATCTCCCAGATGCATGTGTCGCGGCTGATCAGCCGGTGCTGCGACCGGCTGCGTGATCAGGTGATGCGGGATGCCGTATAA
- a CDS encoding helix-turn-helix domain-containing protein translates to MEVMTLADFRDRTRDWPWHIATPHRQDFHALMLVTAGTLRHRVDFTGYVLPPGSWLWIRPGQVHQWQNPDQAEAVLIFFQEDFVAPETAELAGLGTGTAPMPLYSPDPSEAPVLATAAEQLAAEFSQWDRHPLPVHTALLHRLLDVVLLRLAHLQQHGQAEESAPEPFLRFRDAVERGLSRTHRIDDYARELGYSTRTLTRATQTAAGLSAKDYLDQRLTLEAKRLLAHGTEPASTIAAHLGFTSATHFGKFFQRHTGQTPLAFRASQRASPPA, encoded by the coding sequence ATGGAGGTCATGACCCTGGCCGACTTCCGCGACCGCACCCGTGACTGGCCCTGGCACATCGCCACCCCGCACCGGCAGGACTTCCACGCCCTGATGCTGGTCACCGCCGGCACCCTGCGCCACCGCGTCGACTTCACCGGGTACGTACTGCCGCCCGGTTCCTGGCTGTGGATCCGGCCCGGCCAGGTACACCAGTGGCAGAACCCCGACCAGGCCGAGGCCGTCCTGATCTTCTTCCAGGAGGACTTCGTCGCCCCCGAAACCGCGGAACTGGCCGGGCTCGGCACCGGCACCGCCCCGATGCCCTTGTACAGCCCCGATCCTTCGGAGGCCCCCGTACTGGCGACTGCGGCCGAGCAACTGGCCGCGGAGTTCTCCCAGTGGGACCGCCATCCGCTGCCGGTGCACACCGCCCTGCTGCACCGCCTGCTCGACGTCGTACTCCTGCGCCTGGCCCACCTGCAGCAGCACGGCCAGGCTGAGGAATCCGCCCCCGAGCCCTTCCTGCGCTTTCGCGACGCTGTCGAACGAGGTCTCTCCCGCACTCATCGCATCGACGACTACGCCCGCGAACTCGGCTACTCCACCCGCACGCTCACCCGCGCCACCCAGACCGCGGCGGGCCTCAGCGCCAAGGACTACCTCGACCAGCGCCTCACCCTGGAAGCCAAGCGGCTCCTCGCCCACGGCACCGAACCCGCCTCCACCATCGCAGCCCACCTCGGCTTCACCAGCGCCACCCACTTCGGCAAGTTCTTCCAACGCCACACCGGCCAGACCCCCCTGGCCTTCCGCGCCTCCCAACGTGCGTCGCCGCCTGCGTAG
- a CDS encoding helix-turn-helix domain-containing protein → MLFESDFLDPATVVAARLETPGSPVQYDAVDVHGVDLAIEHLCHEFGAVGDSPLDVHIAVLRHLLSVLVLRLADQPSGLPGTTEDSATFRRFREAVERDFAKTREVADYARNLSYSPRTLTRATASAVGTSAKGFIDERVMLEAKRRLAHSDEPAVRIAAHLGFSSATNFSKYFQSRAGQSPIQFRNASRQVSRPQR, encoded by the coding sequence GTGCTCTTCGAAAGCGACTTCCTCGATCCGGCCACGGTGGTCGCGGCGCGCTTGGAGACGCCGGGCAGCCCGGTGCAGTACGACGCCGTCGACGTCCACGGCGTCGATCTGGCCATCGAGCACCTCTGTCACGAGTTCGGTGCCGTCGGCGACAGTCCGCTCGACGTGCACATCGCCGTCCTGCGACACCTGCTGTCCGTGCTGGTGCTCCGGCTGGCCGACCAGCCGAGTGGGCTTCCCGGCACTACGGAAGACAGCGCCACCTTCCGCCGATTCCGCGAGGCGGTCGAGCGCGACTTCGCCAAGACCCGTGAGGTCGCTGACTACGCCAGAAACCTGAGCTACTCCCCGCGCACGCTCACGAGGGCAACCGCATCCGCGGTCGGTACCAGCGCCAAGGGGTTCATCGACGAACGAGTCATGCTGGAGGCCAAGCGCCGCCTGGCCCACAGCGACGAGCCCGCCGTCCGTATTGCCGCACACCTCGGCTTCAGCAGTGCCACCAACTTCAGCAAATACTTCCAATCCCGAGCCGGACAGAGCCCGATCCAGTTCAGGAACGCGTCCCGACAGGTCTCACGTCCGCAAAGGTGA
- a CDS encoding alpha/beta hydrolase codes for MTERIDVEFTADGGVTLRGWLYLPDAEGPRPAITMAHGFGGNREMGLDPYARKFADAGFVVLVHDHRTFGASDGEPRNDVDPWRQIADWRRAISFLEARPEVDADRIGVWGTSFAGGHAIVLGATDVRIKCVVSQVPTISGFEQWQRKVPPERIAAFELAQAEDERALAAGGELRYQTSIGDDPADPALYPSPDALRFYRDLVPPGRENNTVTARSSRAARLYEPGVWITRVSPKPLMMIVGTGETVIPADIQLAAFERALAPKELVLLPGGHFDAYKVHFEESSGAALSWFQTHLAPVPASTGS; via the coding sequence ATGACCGAACGCATCGACGTAGAGTTCACGGCGGACGGGGGCGTGACGCTGCGCGGCTGGCTCTACTTGCCGGACGCCGAGGGTCCGCGCCCCGCGATCACGATGGCGCACGGATTCGGCGGCAACCGCGAGATGGGCCTCGACCCGTACGCGCGCAAGTTCGCGGACGCCGGGTTCGTGGTGCTCGTCCACGATCACCGCACGTTCGGCGCCAGCGACGGCGAGCCCCGCAACGACGTCGACCCGTGGCGTCAGATCGCGGACTGGCGCCGCGCGATCAGCTTCCTGGAGGCTCGGCCGGAGGTCGACGCGGACCGCATCGGGGTGTGGGGTACGAGCTTCGCGGGCGGTCATGCGATCGTGCTCGGCGCGACCGACGTGCGGATCAAGTGCGTGGTGTCGCAGGTGCCCACCATCAGCGGATTCGAGCAGTGGCAGCGCAAGGTTCCGCCGGAGCGCATCGCCGCCTTCGAACTCGCCCAGGCCGAGGACGAACGCGCCCTGGCCGCCGGCGGTGAACTGCGGTACCAGACCTCCATCGGCGACGATCCGGCCGACCCGGCCCTGTACCCCAGCCCGGACGCGCTGCGGTTCTACCGTGACCTGGTTCCGCCGGGCCGCGAGAACAACACGGTGACGGCGCGCTCCAGCCGGGCCGCGCGGCTGTACGAGCCGGGCGTATGGATCACCCGGGTCTCGCCCAAGCCGCTCATGATGATCGTCGGGACCGGCGAGACGGTGATCCCGGCCGACATCCAGCTCGCCGCCTTCGAGCGGGCGCTGGCCCCGAAGGAGCTGGTGCTGCTGCCCGGCGGGCACTTCGACGCCTACAAGGTGCACTTCGAGGAATCCAGCGGCGCCGCGCTGTCGTGGTTCCAAACTCACCTCGCCCCGGTCCCGGCCTCAACCGGCTCGTGA
- a CDS encoding nuclear transport factor 2 family protein, protein MTSHMPSRGMTTRRVLVATVATSALLGAATVPAFASPPVSAGHAIGHVDGGARLDYQKTVAVRVLKEAFERGDTEIVDRFVRADYIQHNPLASDGAEALKNFAAGLHQQFPDTEYDVKRVISENDLVVVHSNLVLTPGSRGSAVVDIFRFLDGKIAEHWDTLQDVPDGSVNGNDMFSTVSRPQTGQPGPRSLTAANKALVTKAFDRLIVDKDLSALDLYWSAGYHQYNPGIADGVAGAREGLGAFFRAFPELTVSRKRVVAEGDLVAVHSHYVNAPGERGQSVVDLFRVQGGKIVEHWDVLQDVPATSANDNTMF, encoded by the coding sequence GTGACTTCCCACATGCCCAGCCGGGGCATGACCACCCGTCGCGTCCTCGTCGCCACGGTCGCCACGTCCGCCCTGCTGGGCGCCGCGACCGTACCCGCCTTCGCCTCGCCGCCCGTCAGCGCGGGTCACGCCATCGGGCACGTCGACGGCGGCGCCCGGCTCGACTACCAGAAGACCGTTGCCGTACGCGTCCTCAAGGAAGCGTTCGAGCGGGGTGACACCGAGATCGTGGACAGGTTCGTGCGGGCCGACTACATCCAGCACAACCCCCTCGCGTCCGATGGCGCCGAGGCGTTGAAGAACTTCGCTGCCGGGTTGCATCAGCAGTTCCCCGACACCGAGTACGACGTCAAGCGGGTCATCTCCGAGAACGACCTCGTCGTGGTGCACTCCAACCTCGTACTGACGCCGGGAAGCCGAGGCTCGGCCGTCGTGGACATTTTCCGGTTCCTGGACGGCAAGATCGCCGAGCATTGGGACACCCTGCAGGACGTCCCCGACGGCAGCGTCAACGGAAACGACATGTTCTCCACCGTCAGTCGGCCGCAGACCGGGCAACCTGGTCCGCGCTCGCTCACAGCCGCCAACAAGGCGCTCGTCACCAAGGCATTCGACCGGCTCATCGTCGACAAGGATCTCTCCGCGCTCGACCTGTACTGGAGCGCCGGGTACCACCAGTACAATCCCGGCATCGCGGATGGTGTGGCCGGTGCACGGGAGGGGCTCGGGGCGTTCTTCCGGGCGTTCCCGGAGCTGACCGTCTCCCGCAAGCGCGTTGTCGCCGAGGGCGATCTGGTCGCCGTCCACAGCCACTACGTGAACGCGCCCGGCGAGCGCGGGCAGTCGGTCGTGGATCTGTTCAGGGTACAGGGCGGGAAGATCGTCGAGCACTGGGACGTGCTTCAGGACGTGCCGGCCACTTCCGCCAACGACAACACGATGTTCTGA